A stretch of DNA from Natrinema halophilum:
CGAGTTATGAATTCTGATTTTGCGGCCACTCGACTATAGCCTTGATCGTGTCGATGATCGGGACCACCGGTTCGTCTCGGTCGATCGAGAGAAATAGTCCGTCGTCACCGACGTAGACGCGGACGATTTTCATAACGTCCATCGCCGTTGTGATGTACTCGACGCGCCCGGCGTCCGGAAACAGCGTGTTCCGAAAGAGCTTGATTTGCATGAAATCCATGTGGACGTTCGTGTGGATTCGCTCGAAGTGATCGAGCATCGCATCTCGACTCTCGTATCTTGAGACGGTAGTATCGTTGAGATAGAGTGGCCGAAACGACTCCGTGTCGTATTCACAGAATGCGTACAATGGTCCGGTCACCGTCTCCTGGACGGCCTGGCACACACGTTCGGCATCGAAGGATGCCAGTTCTGACCTGTTAGTCGCCGGCATAGATAGGACCTTCAGACTCGACGGCTGAAGGTCTATCGGGCACATGTTTTTTGACCAACGGGCCTGGCCGTGAACGACTGCGAAAGGATCATTAGGACGGCCAGTAGACCTTTACTATCGCATGGCCTGGGAATGTGGCATCGACGGTTGTGGATCGGTATTCGAGGACGTCGAATCGACCGTTGTGCATCAGGCGACGGACCACAAGCGTCGAGAGTGTGAAGTCTGTGGCACAGTCGTCCCCGACGGCTACCTCGCAATTCGCCACGCCTTCACCGAGCACAGCCGCGCCGAGTACGTCCGCGCGTACGGTGCTAGCTCCGAGGCAGTCCGAGAACGCGAAGAGCTACTCGAGGAAATCGAATCGGTCGCAGATATGCAAACGATCGCGGCCGAACTAAAACGATAGTA
This window harbors:
- a CDS encoding DUF7565 family protein, giving the protein MAWECGIDGCGSVFEDVESTVVHQATDHKRRECEVCGTVVPDGYLAIRHAFTEHSRAEYVRAYGASSEAVREREELLEEIESVADMQTIAAELKR